Proteins encoded within one genomic window of Sphingomonas sp. KRR8:
- the cysN gene encoding sulfate adenylyltransferase subunit CysN, whose translation MPEQVTTADQSYVMDELVARDIDAYLEGHQHKTMLRFITCGSVDDGKSTLIGRLLYDSKMIFEDQLEALRSDSKRIGTQGQDIDFALLVDGLAAEREQGITIDVAYRFFNTEKRKFIVADTPGHEQYTRNMVTGASTADLAVILIDARKGVLTQTRRHSYLAHLIGIRNIVVAVNKMDLIGYDQAAFHKIIADYEGFAASIGIERFVAIPISSFKGDNVARLSLNMPWYDGPTLIDHLETVELDQSADQEKPFRMPVQWVNRPNLDFRGFSGLVSSGMIAVGQDIRVLPGGKTSAIERIVTLDGDLERAVAGQSVTLTLSDEIDCSRGDVIATAETPPQVADQFEATIVWMADEEMLPGRSYWLKLATQTVGATIQQPKYQININTMEHLAAKTLGLNAIGVANLTTDHPLVFEPYAENRSLGGFILIDKLSNATVAAGMTHFSLRRAQNVHWQALDVTRERRAELKNQKPAVLWFTGLSGAGKSTIANLVEKKLSRMNRHTFLLDGDNVRHGLNKDLGFTDADRVENIRRVGEVAKLMTDAGVIVIAAFISPFRAEREMVRQMMAPGEFFEIHVDTPLQEAEARDVKGLYKKARAGQLKNFTGIDSPYEAPIAPDIRIDTTTVTPEQAADLIIDRLIP comes from the coding sequence ATGCCCGAGCAGGTCACCACCGCAGACCAATCCTACGTCATGGACGAGCTGGTTGCCCGGGACATCGACGCTTATCTTGAAGGCCATCAGCACAAGACTATGCTGAGGTTCATCACCTGCGGGTCGGTCGATGACGGAAAATCGACGCTGATCGGCAGGCTGCTCTACGATTCGAAGATGATCTTCGAGGATCAGCTAGAAGCGCTTCGTTCGGATTCCAAAAGGATCGGGACCCAAGGCCAGGACATCGACTTTGCGCTGCTGGTTGACGGCCTTGCGGCGGAGCGTGAGCAGGGCATCACGATCGACGTCGCCTATCGCTTCTTCAACACTGAGAAGCGCAAGTTCATCGTCGCGGACACGCCGGGCCACGAGCAATATACCCGCAACATGGTGACGGGCGCGTCTACCGCCGACCTTGCCGTTATCCTTATCGATGCCCGCAAGGGCGTCCTGACGCAGACGCGACGGCATAGTTACCTTGCCCACCTGATTGGCATTCGTAACATCGTCGTAGCTGTAAATAAGATGGACCTCATCGGTTACGATCAGGCGGCGTTCCACAAGATCATCGCCGATTATGAGGGGTTTGCGGCGTCGATTGGTATCGAGCGCTTCGTCGCCATTCCAATCTCTAGCTTCAAGGGCGACAATGTTGCCAGGCTTTCGCTGAACATGCCCTGGTACGACGGACCCACGCTGATCGATCATCTCGAGACTGTCGAGCTCGATCAGTCCGCCGACCAGGAAAAGCCTTTCCGAATGCCCGTTCAATGGGTGAACCGCCCTAATCTCGACTTTCGTGGTTTCTCAGGTCTTGTTTCTTCGGGAATGATCGCGGTCGGGCAGGACATACGGGTTTTGCCCGGGGGCAAGACGTCGGCGATTGAACGCATTGTCACGCTGGATGGGGATCTGGAGCGAGCCGTTGCGGGACAGTCTGTGACCTTGACGCTGTCCGACGAAATAGACTGCTCCCGCGGCGATGTGATTGCGACGGCGGAAACACCGCCGCAAGTTGCCGATCAGTTCGAGGCGACCATCGTCTGGATGGCCGACGAGGAGATGCTGCCAGGCCGGTCCTACTGGCTGAAGCTGGCCACGCAGACGGTCGGCGCGACCATCCAGCAGCCCAAATATCAGATCAACATCAACACGATGGAGCATCTTGCAGCCAAGACGCTGGGGCTCAATGCAATCGGCGTCGCCAACCTTACGACCGATCATCCCCTTGTGTTCGAGCCGTATGCGGAGAACCGCTCGCTGGGCGGGTTCATCCTCATCGACAAGCTGTCCAATGCGACAGTCGCGGCGGGGATGACCCACTTCTCCCTGAGACGCGCACAGAACGTTCACTGGCAAGCGCTTGATGTTACACGTGAACGCCGCGCTGAGCTGAAGAACCAGAAACCCGCGGTGCTCTGGTTCACGGGCCTGTCGGGTGCGGGCAAATCGACCATCGCCAACCTGGTCGAGAAAAAGCTGTCACGGATGAATCGGCACACCTTCCTGCTGGACGGTGACAATGTGCGTCATGGGCTGAACAAGGATCTCGGCTTCACGGATGCCGATCGCGTCGAGAACATTCGCCGTGTTGGCGAAGTTGCCAAGCTCATGACGGATGCCGGCGTTATCGTGATCGCGGCCTTCATCTCGCCCTTCCGGGCCGAGCGCGAGATGGTCCGCCAAATGATGGCACCCGGCGAGTTTTTCGAAATCCATGTCGACACGCCTCTGCAGGAGGCGGAGGCGCGGGATGTGAAAGGACTCTACAAGAAGGCCCGGGCTGGCCAACTGAAGAACTTCACGGGGATCGACAGTCCTTATGAGGCGCCCATTGCTCCGGACATCAGGATCGACACGACAACGGTGACGCCCGAGCAGGCTGCTGACCTGATCATCGATCGGCTCATCCCCTAG
- the cysD gene encoding sulfate adenylyltransferase subunit CysD encodes MKTLTHLERLEAESIHIIREVVAEAEKPVMLYSVGKDSAVMLHLARKAFYPSPPPFPLLHVDTTWKFRAMYELRDRMARESGMELLVYQNPEAKEREINPFKDGAVHTDMWKTEGLKQALDLHGFDVAFGGARRDEEKSRAKERIFSFRSASHGWDPKNQRPELWNLYNAKKKKRESIRVFPISNWTELDIWQYIHLNGIEIVPLYFAAVRPTYEWDGQLFMADDVERLEHVLGYRPEITERSVRFRTLGCFPLTGAVESTASTLPEVIQETLLTTTSERQGRVIDKDAGGAGMEVKKRQGYF; translated from the coding sequence TTGAAGACTCTCACGCACCTCGAAAGGCTCGAAGCCGAGAGCATTCACATCATACGCGAAGTGGTCGCGGAAGCGGAAAAGCCGGTGATGCTATATTCCGTCGGTAAGGACTCGGCCGTGATGCTGCATCTCGCCCGCAAGGCTTTCTACCCCTCTCCGCCGCCGTTCCCGCTGCTACATGTTGATACGACCTGGAAGTTCAGGGCCATGTACGAATTGCGCGACCGAATGGCTCGCGAGAGCGGCATGGAATTGCTGGTCTATCAAAATCCCGAAGCGAAGGAGCGGGAAATCAACCCCTTCAAAGACGGCGCCGTCCACACGGATATGTGGAAAACGGAAGGTCTGAAGCAGGCCCTCGATCTGCACGGCTTCGACGTGGCATTTGGGGGCGCAAGGCGTGACGAGGAAAAGAGCCGCGCGAAGGAGCGCATCTTTTCATTCCGATCGGCAAGTCACGGTTGGGATCCGAAGAACCAGCGGCCTGAACTCTGGAATCTATACAATGCCAAGAAGAAGAAGAGGGAGTCCATCCGCGTCTTCCCGATTTCGAACTGGACTGAGCTCGACATCTGGCAATATATCCATCTCAACGGCATTGAGATTGTTCCCCTCTACTTCGCGGCGGTGCGGCCAACCTACGAGTGGGACGGCCAGCTGTTCATGGCTGATGACGTCGAGCGTCTGGAGCACGTGCTGGGCTACCGCCCCGAGATCACGGAACGTTCGGTGCGCTTCCGCACACTTGGCTGCTTTCCGCTGACGGGTGCGGTCGAGAGCACGGCCAGCACCCTGCCCGAAGTGATTCAGGAGACCCTGCTCACTACTACCAGCGAACGGCAGGGGCGGGTCATCGACAAAGACGCCGGCGGCGCAGGCATGGAAGTGAAGAAGCGGCAGGGGTATTTTTGA